A region of the Roseobacter denitrificans OCh 114 genome:
GCGCAGCAATTGCACATGCAGATGCCCGATCGGACCCGCCCCCAGCACGGCGACGGATTGACCAAAGCTCACATCGGCTTTCCGCGCAGCGCGCACAACGCAGGCCAGCGGTTCGGTCAGCGCGAGCACCTCAAACGGCATATGCGCAGGGGCGGGGATAACCAGCCGGGCCGGAACCACGATGTATTCGGCGAAGGCCCCGTCCATGCTGATCCCCATCTGGCGCATGTCAGGGCAGTTCAGAATTTCGCTGCGGCGACACCAGTAACAGGTGCCACAGCCAACATTCGTGTCAACGACCGCCTTGTCCCCGAGGCGCAGCCCGGTCACATCAGGGCCGAGCGCCTCGATCGTGCCGGTGAATTCATGACCCGGTATCATCGGCAGATTGTCGGTCGCATAATGTCCGTTGAAGATGTGGATGTCCGTACCGCAAATGCCGACACGCGCGACGCGTATCAAAACCTCGCCCCTGCCGGGGGTCGGGGTGGGCCTCTCCTGCATCTCGAAATGTCCCGGTTTGCTCAACACTGCCGCACGCGTCATTCTGGTCCCCCCTTCAATCGCTGTGCCGAACAGTCCGGTCACCGTAGCACAACGCACTTATCAGTTACCTCTTCATGCAATAAGCACATAAAGATACCGCCGTGGCAACGCGACGCGAAACAACCTCTGGCCTTTGACGCTCAAAACAGGATGTCATAGGGTAATCCTGTGTTTCGCACAAATGATCAGGGTAGAAGTGAAGTGACCGAGAAGCGCAAAACACGTGACGCAGATGCGACCCGGCTGCGTATCATGCAGGCTGCCAAGAAGGAATTCGCCAAACATGGTCTGGGCGGGGCCCGCGTGGACGAGATTGCGGAGCGTGCCAAAGCCAACAAGCGCATGATCTATCACTACTTCGGTTCCAAGGAGAAGCTGTTCAAGGCTGTGCTTGAGGCCGCGTACCTCGACATCCGGAACGCCGAGCAAAAGCTTGATCTTGACAGCATGCCCGCGGAAAAAGCGTTGGAACACCTCGTGCGGTTCACCTGGGATTACTATTTGAAGAACCCGGAGTTCATCACGCTGGTCAACAGCGAGAACCTCCACCGCGCGCGCCACCTCAAGAAATCCGAAGTGATCGCGGTTGCCAGTCGGAAATTCGTATCCATGATGCAAAACCTGCTGGATCGTGGTGTGCAGGAAGGCGTCTTTCGCCCGGGCATTGATGCTACACAGTTGAACATCACGATTGCGGCGATTGGCTATTACTACCTGACCAACCGGTTCACCGGCGCGATCGTGTTCGAGCGGGATCTGATGACGCCTGACGCATTGGAAGAGCGGCTCGCCTTTAACCTCGACACCATCATGCGGCTGGTGCGGGCGGACGGTCTTTAGAGCGTCATGCGAAAAACCTCGATCACGTAACGCTGCCTGAAATCAAAGTTCAACTTGTTACGTGATACGTGATGGTTCAGGTATTTCGTCAGACGCTCCAGAGCGCGAAAAAAACCAATCACCGCAAGCGGTTTTCGGTCTTCGGATCGAAAAGGACAGCCTTGTCCATATTCAGCGCCAGTTCCGCCATTTCACCGGGATGCGCCTCTGCATCAGCGCGCATGCGACCGACCACGTCCTTGCCTGCGAAACAGGTTGTGATGAACGTATCTGATCCGGCGGGCTCGGTCACATCAATGCGGTTCCGGGCCAGAACCACATTGCGGGCCTTTTTGTCAGCGCCGTCAGGGTCCGTTACGGCCTCCGGGCGAATGCCCAACAGCACCGCAGCGCCATCTGCGCCCTGATCCACCGCGACGGGCAGCAACACAGGTGCTCCGGTGGCATCCGTGATCTCGACCATGGCCGCGGCACCTTTGCGACGCAAGATGGCCGGGATCAGGTTCATGGAAGGCGACCCCATGAAGCTGGCCACAAAGACATTCGCCGGATTGTCATAGATTTCTTTCGGCGTGCCCAGTTGCTGCACATATCCACCGTTCATCACTGCAATGCGCGTGGACAGGGTCATCGCCTCGATCTGGTCATGGGTGACATAAACGATGGTCGTGCCAAGCCGCTGATGCAGTTTCTTGATCTCGGTACGCATGTCGACGCGCAGCTTGGCATCCAGGTTCGACAAGGGTTCGTCAAAGAGGAACACATCCGGGTTGCGCACCAGCGCCCGGCCCATCGCAACCCTTTGGCGTTGCCCACCGGACAACTGACCGGGTTTGCGGTTCAGCAATGGCGTGATCTGCAACATATCCGCGACCTTATCCATCGCAGCGGCGCGTTCGGCCTTGGGCACGCCATGCATTTCAAGACCAAAGGTGATGTTCTGCGCGACCGTCATATTCGGGTAAAGCGCGTAAGACTGAAACACCATCGCGATGTTGCGCTTGGACGGATGCACGCCATTCATCGGCTGACCCTTGATTGCGATCGTGCCGCTGGTGATGTCTTCCAGCCCTGCAATCATGTTCAACAGTGTCGATTTTCCGCAGCCGGACGGGCCCACCAGCACAAGAAATTCGCCCTCAGCCACGGAGACATCGACGCGGTGCAGAACCTCAGTGCTGCCATAGGATTTGGTGACGTTTTCGATATCCAGAAAACCCATGTCTTATCCTTTTACTGACCCGGCCATCAGGCCGCGCACAAAATAGCGCCCGGCAACAACATAAACGACCAGCGTCGGCAGGGCCGCCATGATCGCACCGGCAAAATGCACGTTGTATTCTTTCACCCCGGTCGAAGAACTGACTAGATTGTTCAGGGCCACGGTCATCGGCTGGCTGTCAGCATCTGCAAAGCTGGCGCCGAACAGAAAGTCGTTCCAGATATTGGTGAACTGCCAGATGAAGCTGACCGCGATGATCGGTCCTGACGACGGCAACAGGATGCGCCAGAAGATGCGGAAGAACCCCGCGCCGTCTATCTGCGCGGCACGCACCAGCTCGGTCGGAAAGGCGGCGTAGTAGTTGCGGAAATATAGCGTGGTAAACCCGATGCCGTATACAAAATGCACAAGGATCAACCCAGTGGTGGACCCTGCAAGACCCAGCACACCGAGGCTTTGCGCCATGGGGATCAGGACGATCTGAAACGGAATGAAGCAGGAAAAGAGCAGCAGGCCGAAAACGATATTATGCCCGCGAAACTGCCATTTGGTCAGTACATAACCGTTCAACGCGCCGAAAAACGTCGAGAGTAAAACAGCGGGCAAGGCCATGGCGATGGAATTGAGGAAATAGGGTTTCAACCCCGTGGGATCCACCCCGATCTGTGCGGTGGACCACGCGGAGAGCCACGGTTGGATCGTCCAGACATCGGGCAGGGCCATCATATTGCCCCCGGTGATTTCGCTCAGCGGTTTTAGTGAGTTCACCAACATCACGAAGAGCGGCAAGAGGTAGAAGAGCGCAAAGAGCAGCAGCAGCAGGTAAATCAGTGTGCGTGCAAAACGCCCGCTGCGCATGGCATTTTCCGAAGAAGCGATGGCCATTACTTCTTCTCCTTCAGTTCGGCATAGAGATAGGGCACCATGATCGCCGCGACCGTCATCAGCATGATCACGGCTGAGGATGCGCCGATGCCCATCTGGTTGCGGCTGAAGGTATAGGAATACATGAACGTGGCAGGCAGTTCGGTGGCGCGGCCCGGCCCGCCGCCGGTCAGGGCGATCACAAGGTCATAGGATTTGATCGCCAGATGGCTCAGGATGACGAATGCCGACAGAAACGCGGGGCGCAATTGCGGAATGATGATGCGCCGGTATAGCTGCCAGTTGGAGGCGCCGTCCATTTGCGCCGCCTTGAGGATTTCATTGTCGATGCCGCGCAGCCCCGCCAGAAACATCGCCATGGTAAAGCCGGAACTTTGCCAGACCGCCGCCAGCACAACCGTGTAAATCGCGTAGTCCCGGTTCTTGATCCAGTCAAAGGCAAAACTTTCCCAGCCCCACAGATGCATCGTGTTTTCGATGCCGATGCCAGGGTCCAGCATCCATTTCCATGCCGTGCCCGTGACAATAAAAGACAACGCCATCGGATAGAGGTAGATGGGGCGCAAGACACCTTCGCCGCGTATCTTCTGATCCAGCAGGATCGCCAGAAGCAACCCGATCACAGAACAGATCACGATGTACAGCGTTGCAAAAACCGCAAGGTTCGTGATCGCGGTTTCCCAGTGGCTGAGGCGGAACAGTTTGGAATAGTTTTCCCAGCCGACCAGCCCATAGGATGGCAACAACCGGCTGTCGGAAAAGCTCAGATAGATCGTGAAAAGGATGAACCCGTAGACAAAGAACAGGACGAGCGCAAAGGACGGCGCAAGAACCAGTTTGGGCAACCAGTTCTGCAAACGCGTGCGCATGTCCGGGCTGGACGTGTCCGCCATAGGCTCCCCCGTTGGCAAAGGCCTGACCCCCGTGCAGGGATCAGGCCCCTTAGAGTTACTGCGCGATTTCTACAGCGGTGGCGAGTTCTTCGGCAGCGGTGGCCGCATCATATTCGCCATTGAAATGCGCCGTGACCACATCGTAGACCGCGTTTTTCACAGATGCTGGCGCGGCATGGCCATGTGCCATGGAGCCGAACAGATTGCCGCTGGACGCGGCGGCTGCAAGGTCTTTCATCCCCTGTTGACCACAGGCGTCCAGATCGCTGCCATCGACGTCGGTGCGCGCAGGCACAGAGCCTTTGACCTTGTTGAAGGCCACCTGAAAGGACGGCGACAGGATCGCACTGGCCAAGGCAGACTGTTCAGCAGAGACTTCGCCACCCTGATCAAACATCGCGAACTGATCCGCGTTGAAGGTGACTTGATCCTGTGTGCCGGGGAAGCGGAAACAGAGGAAATCCTCGCCCGGTACTTTACCCGCATTCAGGAATTCGCCCTTGGCCCAGTCGCCCATCATCTGGAAACCGGCTTCGCCATTCATGACCATCGCGGTGGCAAGGTTCCAGTCACGGCCCGAGAAGTTATCGTCCACATTCTCGCGGATAAAGGCCATCCGGTTAAACGCTTCGACCATCGTGTCGCTGTTCAGCGCTTCCGGGTCCAGATCGACAAAGGCAGCTTTGTAGAACTCGGGTCCGCCCGTGGACATGACGACTGCGTCAAATACGGTCGCATCCTGCCAGGCTTGCCCGCCATGCGCGATCGGTGTGATGCCCGCAGCGCTCAGCGTATCGACCGCTGCGACGAAATCATCCCATGTTTCCGGCACGGCGATGCCATTGGCATCCAGCACGGATTTATTGGCCCAGACCCAGTTGGTGGAATGTACATTGACCGGGGCCGAAACCCATTTTCCATCGACCTTGGCAAAGGCCTTCAGCGCGTCCGGCACCACGTCATCCCAGCCCTGTTCAGCGGCTGTCGCGTTCAAATCCGCCAATGCACCCTGATCAGCCCAGTCCAGAATATCAAACCCCAACATCTGCACCGCCGTCGGGGCGTTGCCTGCCGTGACCCGTGCTCGCAAAACGGTCATCGCCTGTTCACCGCCACCGCCCGCAACCGGCATGTCGGTCCAGCCGATGCCCTGCCCCTCAAGGTCCTGTTTGAGGACGTTCAGGGCGGAAGCTTCCCCACCTGATGTCCACCAATGCAGAACTTCTACATCCTCTGCCTGCGCGATCTGTGCCGCTCCCATAAGGCATGTGCTGGCGATCAAAGCGCCTTTTATCATTTTCTTCATGATGTCCTCCCAAAATGCACCATTCGGTTACTTAAGTCATAGAGGCCAAGAGGCGCGCAGCTGTCAAGCCAGTTTGTCAGATACGCGGGTCTGGCGCTTTCACCGGAGTGTTGTCATTTTCGGCCGTATGTCACCACTTTTATGTAAGGTTGGCCGCTATTGTGGTGGCAAGAGCGATTCCGAGCGCATCGAATTCAGCGTGTCACTGCCGGGCACAGCTTGTAACGCTTCATCCAAAACCTGTGCAGCGGCTTGCGGGCCGCGCATGGCATCCGCGATCCGCACGAGCATTACCCAAGCCTCTTCGCGTTGCGGATCCATGAGGACGACCTCGCGAAAGGCGCGTTCGGCACCTTCAAAGTTACGCATCGTCAACGCGGTGCCTGCCAGAATGATATGCGTCTCCGGGAAATCCGCACGGTTCAGCAGCCCCGCCTGCCATTCCCGCAACGCCGCACCAAGCCTTTCGGATGCGCTGGGCGTCAGTGCGGAGCGTGGCACATCCAGCAGCGTTTTGCCGGCGGCGATCCGCACCATTCGGCGTGGATCATCCAGCGCGGGTTCCAGAGCGGCGGCGCGTTCGGCTGGTGGGAACAGCCCATGCGCACTGGCCGCTGCGGCACGGACAAGCGGATCCGTGTCCGTCAGCATTGATGATAGCTCCGCCCCCAGTGTTGCGTCGCCCGATTGTTCCAGCAACCACAGCGCGGTGGCACGCGCGATGCCCGGCTGTGTGGTATCACCGGCCAGATCGGTCAGGGGGACACGCGCCGCAACCGCATTGGCGCGCCCTGCGGCCAGCACCTGCCCGTAGTGCAAACCGCGATTTTCACTGTCGGGATACCATTCCTCGATCGCGGCCGCCGCCCAGGCGGAGGACTGGTCGCTGTGACAATCCGTGCAGGCATTGGGGCTGTCGGTCTCAAGCGATATATCCGGACGTGGTATCCGGAAACTATGATCGCGCCGCCCGTCCACACCCATGTAAACACGCTCGATCATATGGCAGCTTTTACACTGTGCGCCTTCGGTCCCTGCCTCGTGATAGTGGTGCGAGGGGTCATCGTAATTCTTGGAGTCAAGCGTCGTGAAACTCGGGTTTCCCGCTGGAGAATGGCACTGCGTACAGACGCCGTTTCCTTCCGCCTTGAGTTCGGCCGAATGCACCTCGTGACAGTTCGAGCAGCTTACGCCCTGCTGATACATCTTTGATTGCAGAAAGGAGCCATAGACATAGACTTCATCCAGGATTTGGCCATCTGCGTGATAAGCCCCGGGGCGCAGCAGCGCCAGCGCATAGGCGTCATTAAACGGGATGCCAGGCACGGGGTTGCCATCGAAATGCGCCTCGCGGCGGGAATGGCAACTGGCGCATTGCTGCAAAACGGTTTCCGTTCCCGCATCGTAATCAATGGTCAGGCGATATTCGCTGAGCCCGGTCAGAGGTTCTTCGAGGCTCTTGCCCGTGGCCCACGCGATATGGGCGCTGCCCGGTCCGTGACATGCCTCGCAGCCCACTCCAATCTCGACCGGAACCGATGAATAGCTGCGCGTCACGGGTGAATAGTTTTTTTCAAACCCAGTTGCGTGGCATTCTGCACAGCGCGCATTCCAGTTCTTGTAGGGCCCGGTCCAGTGCAACCCGTCATCCGGCGGCAGGTCCTGATCGGGGTAGAGGTGAAACCATTCCTGTTTGATCGTGTCCCAGACCACATCGAAACTCTGGATGCGGCCCGGCTCTGTCTCCAACAGATATTGCTGCAACGGTTCGATCCCCGCCACGGAATGGACGGGATAATCGGTGGTCACACCGTCTTTTTCCGTCACGGTGATATAATGCCTGCCATCCTCAACACGGAACCGCGTCAGGGTGCCGTCATGGCGGAACTCGGTATCGTTGAAATCGGCCACGATGTTTTCGGCCGTAGGTGCCGTCCATGCCTTGGCATGATGTGACCCTTCCCATGCCTCGGCTGCCTTGGTGTGGCAATCGCGGCATTCTGCCGACCCCACATAGGCGGGCGTCTGTTCCTGTGCGGCGGACAGTGTCGCAAGCGTCGCAAACAACAAAACGCATAGATTAAATCGGAACATGCAGTGGGCGCTTTCGGGTTAGGCCGTTCTTTGGCTTTGGGCATCGGTCGGGTTCAGTGGGGGCAGTTCTGGTTTTTTGCGATCCGCCTTGAGAGCTGCCGCCCGGACCTGCGGCAAGGCAGTCAGCACCCTTTTCCACGCATCGTTCTGTGACGTTCCACCCGGACCATACCGCGCGGCACCCAGCGCGCAAAGTGCTGATTGCAGCGTAGCCTGTGCAGTTGGATCAACGCGACACCGCGCCGCCCAGATATCAAGGTGGCGCAGCAGCCCGTCGAAATCCCTTGCCTTGGCGGCCTCAACCGCTTTTGCATAGGCCCAGTGTTCGGACGCTTCCATGTGACGCCGGCGCGCGGCCATCATCGCGCGCAACCTTGGGGACAGACGGCGGAGGGCCAAAAGGCAAAGCGCAAGCGCGGCTAAACCCCCGGCAACATAGGCAGCCAAAACACGCGGATCAGTGTTCTGGACCAGCGCGGGGGGCGCGTCTACTGTTACGTCAAACCCTTCGGTTCTGGCGATCTCAACCGCTTGTGACGTCAGATTGAACCACCCGAGTTCAAGTGCCGGAAACGCGCCGCCCCCACCGCTCTGCGCCACGAGCGTGACGCTTTGAGTGCGCGTTCCGCTCAGTTTCCCGCGTTCTTCCTTATCCTGAATGGTCGGTTCGGACGGATAGACCGCGACGCCCTTGATATCAATCTCTGGCATCAGCGAAGGCAGGAACATCGCCGAGGTTCCCTCGATCTGGGCGGTCAGTGTCAAGGTGACGCTATCGCCTGCCTGCAGCGGCATGTCTGCCTCACTCACCTCCTGTGTCAACGTCAGGTTTTGCGCGGCGATAAAGGGGGACAGGTCTTCTGCCCCTTCCGGCACGCGGCCCTCGACGACGATGGGGTCTAGGGTGAAGGTCTGTTGCAACGGGTCCGGTTTGCCCGGCTCGGCCCAGGTCACGCTTAGTTCTTGCGCGGGGATTTGCACCCGACCGGGCACCATGGGCGTCACGCGGTAGCGCCGGGAGACACCAGACCACGTTTCGCCATCGATTGTGCGGCTGGCCGGACCGGTCGCGCCCTCGGGCAATTGCACCAGAATGTTCGGCGCCTCCAGCGTCGGGAAAACGACCGGTTTGGGCAGCCATGTGGGCACCAGAACGGTTACACGAAGCGACAGCGGCTGGCCGGGGATGGTAGTGTTTTCTTCAAACTCCACCTCGACCAGAGGGTCTTGCGCCAGTGCCATCCCGGCCCAAAGACCGAAAAGGACGGCGAGAAACAAGGCGCGCCGCTGCATCATTCGCTACTCCTGCTTTGTTCGATCAGAAACCGTTGGCGCAGAAAATCGCCGGTGCGCGTATCGACGGTATTCATCCACTGCTCGGTTGAAAGCATGCCCATTTCATCGGGGTCCGAAGTCTCGATTTCGGTCTCGGCACCGCGCCCGGATTCGTTGTCGAAGACGGTGTCATCCGCGCCAATGCCCGCCTCTTCGCCCGTATCTGATTGCTCTTGCACAGTTTCAATGTAGTCGACAATTTCCCGCGCTGTCGCGAGGTTTTCTGCCGCACCCGGATAGTCCGGATCGCGCTCCAGCACGGTTTCAAAGGCACGGACCCCATCGCGGTACTGGCGATTTCGGATGTGCGCGAGGCCTTGCGCAAACGCGGCTTCTGCGGTTTCGAGGCGGGCGAGAACTTCCACCGCCTTGTC
Encoded here:
- a CDS encoding zinc-dependent alcohol dehydrogenase; amino-acid sequence: MTRAAVLSKPGHFEMQERPTPTPGRGEVLIRVARVGICGTDIHIFNGHYATDNLPMIPGHEFTGTIEALGPDVTGLRLGDKAVVDTNVGCGTCYWCRRSEILNCPDMRQMGISMDGAFAEYIVVPARLVIPAPAHMPFEVLALTEPLACVVRAARKADVSFGQSVAVLGAGPIGHLHVQLLRTIGAAPIIVTDISPDRVALALRHGADVGVSDPADVKACVMQATEGRGADIVIESVGLPALYQQALHLIRKGGHVAAFGLTGAGEVLPVDILTTILQENSIKGSVAGSGQDMHDALNFLVHGRIDPAPFLGAEYPLKDIQTAFDTFGDRPDDLKTQIVMSD
- a CDS encoding TetR/AcrR family transcriptional regulator, which codes for MTEKRKTRDADATRLRIMQAAKKEFAKHGLGGARVDEIAERAKANKRMIYHYFGSKEKLFKAVLEAAYLDIRNAEQKLDLDSMPAEKALEHLVRFTWDYYLKNPEFITLVNSENLHRARHLKKSEVIAVASRKFVSMMQNLLDRGVQEGVFRPGIDATQLNITIAAIGYYYLTNRFTGAIVFERDLMTPDALEERLAFNLDTIMRLVRADGL
- a CDS encoding ABC transporter ATP-binding protein, which encodes MGFLDIENVTKSYGSTEVLHRVDVSVAEGEFLVLVGPSGCGKSTLLNMIAGLEDITSGTIAIKGQPMNGVHPSKRNIAMVFQSYALYPNMTVAQNITFGLEMHGVPKAERAAAMDKVADMLQITPLLNRKPGQLSGGQRQRVAMGRALVRNPDVFLFDEPLSNLDAKLRVDMRTEIKKLHQRLGTTIVYVTHDQIEAMTLSTRIAVMNGGYVQQLGTPKEIYDNPANVFVASFMGSPSMNLIPAILRRKGAAAMVEITDATGAPVLLPVAVDQGADGAAVLLGIRPEAVTDPDGADKKARNVVLARNRIDVTEPAGSDTFITTCFAGKDVVGRMRADAEAHPGEMAELALNMDKAVLFDPKTENRLR
- a CDS encoding carbohydrate ABC transporter permease, which produces MAIASSENAMRSGRFARTLIYLLLLLFALFYLLPLFVMLVNSLKPLSEITGGNMMALPDVWTIQPWLSAWSTAQIGVDPTGLKPYFLNSIAMALPAVLLSTFFGALNGYVLTKWQFRGHNIVFGLLLFSCFIPFQIVLIPMAQSLGVLGLAGSTTGLILVHFVYGIGFTTLYFRNYYAAFPTELVRAAQIDGAGFFRIFWRILLPSSGPIIAVSFIWQFTNIWNDFLFGASFADADSQPMTVALNNLVSSSTGVKEYNVHFAGAIMAALPTLVVYVVAGRYFVRGLMAGSVKG
- a CDS encoding carbohydrate ABC transporter permease; translated protein: MADTSSPDMRTRLQNWLPKLVLAPSFALVLFFVYGFILFTIYLSFSDSRLLPSYGLVGWENYSKLFRLSHWETAITNLAVFATLYIVICSVIGLLLAILLDQKIRGEGVLRPIYLYPMALSFIVTGTAWKWMLDPGIGIENTMHLWGWESFAFDWIKNRDYAIYTVVLAAVWQSSGFTMAMFLAGLRGIDNEILKAAQMDGASNWQLYRRIIIPQLRPAFLSAFVILSHLAIKSYDLVIALTGGGPGRATELPATFMYSYTFSRNQMGIGASSAVIMLMTVAAIMVPYLYAELKEKK
- a CDS encoding ABC transporter substrate-binding protein — encoded protein: MKKMIKGALIASTCLMGAAQIAQAEDVEVLHWWTSGGEASALNVLKQDLEGQGIGWTDMPVAGGGGEQAMTVLRARVTAGNAPTAVQMLGFDILDWADQGALADLNATAAEQGWDDVVPDALKAFAKVDGKWVSAPVNVHSTNWVWANKSVLDANGIAVPETWDDFVAAVDTLSAAGITPIAHGGQAWQDATVFDAVVMSTGGPEFYKAAFVDLDPEALNSDTMVEAFNRMAFIRENVDDNFSGRDWNLATAMVMNGEAGFQMMGDWAKGEFLNAGKVPGEDFLCFRFPGTQDQVTFNADQFAMFDQGGEVSAEQSALASAILSPSFQVAFNKVKGSVPARTDVDGSDLDACGQQGMKDLAAAASSGNLFGSMAHGHAAPASVKNAVYDVVTAHFNGEYDAATAAEELATAVEIAQ
- a CDS encoding multiheme c-type cytochrome yields the protein MFRFNLCVLLFATLATLSAAQEQTPAYVGSAECRDCHTKAAEAWEGSHHAKAWTAPTAENIVADFNDTEFRHDGTLTRFRVEDGRHYITVTEKDGVTTDYPVHSVAGIEPLQQYLLETEPGRIQSFDVVWDTIKQEWFHLYPDQDLPPDDGLHWTGPYKNWNARCAECHATGFEKNYSPVTRSYSSVPVEIGVGCEACHGPGSAHIAWATGKSLEEPLTGLSEYRLTIDYDAGTETVLQQCASCHSRREAHFDGNPVPGIPFNDAYALALLRPGAYHADGQILDEVYVYGSFLQSKMYQQGVSCSNCHEVHSAELKAEGNGVCTQCHSPAGNPSFTTLDSKNYDDPSHHYHEAGTEGAQCKSCHMIERVYMGVDGRRDHSFRIPRPDISLETDSPNACTDCHSDQSSAWAAAAIEEWYPDSENRGLHYGQVLAAGRANAVAARVPLTDLAGDTTQPGIARATALWLLEQSGDATLGAELSSMLTDTDPLVRAAAASAHGLFPPAERAAALEPALDDPRRMVRIAAGKTLLDVPRSALTPSASERLGAALREWQAGLLNRADFPETHIILAGTALTMRNFEGAERAFREVVLMDPQREEAWVMLVRIADAMRGPQAAAQVLDEALQAVPGSDTLNSMRSESLLPPQ
- a CDS encoding BatD family protein, translated to MMQRRALFLAVLFGLWAGMALAQDPLVEVEFEENTTIPGQPLSLRVTVLVPTWLPKPVVFPTLEAPNILVQLPEGATGPASRTIDGETWSGVSRRYRVTPMVPGRVQIPAQELSVTWAEPGKPDPLQQTFTLDPIVVEGRVPEGAEDLSPFIAAQNLTLTQEVSEADMPLQAGDSVTLTLTAQIEGTSAMFLPSLMPEIDIKGVAVYPSEPTIQDKEERGKLSGTRTQSVTLVAQSGGGGAFPALELGWFNLTSQAVEIARTEGFDVTVDAPPALVQNTDPRVLAAYVAGGLAALALCLLALRRLSPRLRAMMAARRRHMEASEHWAYAKAVEAAKARDFDGLLRHLDIWAARCRVDPTAQATLQSALCALGAARYGPGGTSQNDAWKRVLTALPQVRAAALKADRKKPELPPLNPTDAQSQRTA